The following are from one region of the Pelagibius sp. CAU 1746 genome:
- a CDS encoding DNA polymerase III subunit chi: protein MTGVRFYHMTRTTLEQALPQMLEKTLERDQRAVVKAGSEARVEALSARLWTYHDRAFLPHGTAKDGRAARQPVWLTVEDEAPNGAEVLFLTDGASSERIADYALCVLLFDGGDEEALTQARGQWKILKDAGHDVTYWQQDESGRWSQKA, encoded by the coding sequence ATGACTGGCGTGCGATTCTATCACATGACCCGGACCACGCTGGAGCAGGCCCTGCCGCAGATGCTGGAGAAGACCTTGGAGCGGGACCAGCGGGCGGTAGTGAAGGCCGGCTCAGAAGCGCGCGTCGAGGCGCTCTCCGCCCGCCTGTGGACCTACCATGACCGGGCCTTCCTGCCGCACGGAACGGCCAAGGACGGCCGGGCCGCGCGCCAGCCCGTCTGGCTGACGGTGGAGGACGAGGCGCCGAACGGGGCGGAAGTCCTGTTCCTGACCGACGGTGCGTCTTCGGAGAGGATCGCCGACTATGCCTTGTGCGTTCTGCTGTTCGACGGCGGCGACGAGGAAGCCCTGACCCAGGCCCGCGGCCAGTGGAAGATCCTGAAGGATGCGGGCCACGACGTTACCTACTGGCAGCAGGACGAGAGCGGGCGCTGGAGCCAGAAGGCCTGA
- a CDS encoding ABC-F family ATP-binding cassette domain-containing protein, translating to MLHINDLVYRVQGAPLFDHATVAVNKGERVGLVGRNGSGKTTLLKLISGELHADQGSITYPRLTRVGKVAQEAPSGQTSLIDTVLAADTERSALLAEAEHASDPHRIAELHERLATIGADSAPARAARILAGLGFDEAAQQRPCAEFSGGWRMRVALAALLFRAPDLLLLDEPTNHLDLEAALWLEGYLKSYPGTLLLVSHDRGLLNRAVNRIIHLEQRKLTAYTGNYDRFERLRREHLEHQAALQAKQQAQRRHIQAFVDRFRYKASKARQAQSRLKALARMEPIAAVMEDRTVTFDFPSPSHLSPPILTLENASVGYETGKPILSRLNLRLDMDDRVALLGANGNGKSTLSKLFAGRLKCMEGRMTRSGKLKIGYFAQDQAEELDLQATPLAHMQRLMPLETETKLRAQLGRFGFGVDRAEVQVGKLSGGEKARLLFALMSRDAPHVLILDEPTNHLDVDSRQALIQALSAFEGAVILVSHDTHLIELTADRLWLVAGGAVASFDGDMDDYRKLLLEQRRQERSRQRDDKPQRDEVVSKKDKRRAAAEARAAVADLRKAARQAEAGLEKLNRQKADLESKLADPEIYEGPTARLQELQIKFGQIKQAIAKAEDRWLELQAALEEA from the coding sequence ATGCTGCACATTAACGATCTCGTCTACCGAGTTCAGGGCGCCCCCCTGTTCGACCACGCCACCGTCGCCGTCAACAAGGGCGAGCGGGTGGGCCTGGTCGGCCGCAACGGCTCCGGCAAGACCACCCTGCTGAAGCTGATCTCCGGCGAACTGCACGCGGACCAGGGCAGCATCACCTACCCCCGCCTGACCCGGGTCGGCAAGGTGGCCCAGGAAGCCCCTTCCGGCCAGACCAGCCTGATCGACACCGTGCTGGCCGCCGATACCGAGCGCAGCGCCCTGCTGGCCGAGGCCGAGCACGCCAGCGACCCGCACCGCATCGCCGAGTTGCACGAGCGCCTGGCCACCATCGGCGCCGATTCCGCGCCTGCCCGCGCCGCCCGCATCCTGGCCGGCCTGGGCTTCGATGAGGCGGCCCAGCAGCGCCCCTGCGCCGAGTTCTCCGGCGGCTGGCGGATGCGCGTCGCCCTCGCCGCCCTGCTGTTCCGGGCCCCGGACCTGCTGCTGCTCGACGAGCCGACCAACCACCTGGACCTGGAAGCCGCCCTCTGGCTAGAGGGCTATCTCAAAAGCTACCCTGGCACGCTGCTGCTGGTCTCCCACGACCGCGGTCTGCTGAACCGGGCGGTGAACCGCATCATCCACCTGGAACAGCGCAAGCTGACCGCCTACACCGGCAACTATGATCGCTTCGAGCGCCTGCGCCGCGAGCACTTGGAGCACCAGGCCGCCCTGCAGGCCAAGCAGCAGGCCCAGCGCCGGCACATCCAGGCCTTCGTCGACCGTTTCCGCTACAAGGCCTCCAAGGCCCGCCAGGCGCAGTCGCGCCTCAAGGCCCTGGCGCGCATGGAGCCCATCGCCGCGGTGATGGAGGACCGCACCGTCACCTTCGACTTTCCCTCCCCTTCCCACCTCTCGCCGCCGATCCTGACGCTGGAGAACGCGTCGGTGGGCTACGAGACCGGCAAGCCGATCCTGTCGCGCCTCAACCTGCGTCTCGACATGGATGACCGGGTCGCCCTCCTGGGCGCCAACGGCAACGGCAAGTCGACCCTTTCCAAGCTCTTTGCCGGGCGGCTGAAGTGCATGGAGGGGCGCATGACCCGCTCGGGCAAGCTGAAGATCGGCTACTTCGCCCAGGACCAGGCCGAGGAACTGGACCTTCAGGCGACGCCGCTGGCCCACATGCAGCGACTCATGCCGCTGGAGACCGAGACCAAGCTGCGCGCCCAACTCGGCCGCTTCGGCTTCGGCGTGGACCGCGCCGAGGTTCAGGTCGGCAAGCTCTCCGGCGGCGAGAAGGCGCGCCTGCTTTTCGCCCTGATGAGCCGCGACGCGCCCCACGTGCTGATCCTCGACGAGCCGACCAACCATCTGGACGTCGACTCGCGCCAGGCCCTGATCCAGGCCCTCAGCGCCTTCGAGGGCGCGGTGATCCTGGTCAGCCACGATACCCACCTGATCGAACTGACCGCCGACCGCCTCTGGCTGGTCGCCGGCGGTGCTGTCGCTTCTTTCGACGGCGACATGGACGACTACCGCAAGCTGCTGCTGGAGCAGCGCCGCCAGGAACGTTCGCGCCAGCGCGACGACAAGCCCCAGCGCGACGAGGTCGTCTCCAAGAAGGACAAGCGCCGCGCCGCCGCCGAGGCGCGCGCCGCCGTGGCCGACCTGCGCAAGGCGGCCAGACAGGCCGAGGCCGGGCTGGAGAAGCTGAACCGGCAGAAGGCCGACCTGGAAAGCAAGCTCGCCGATCCCGAAATCTACGAAGGTCCGACGGCCAGGCTGCAAGAACTGCAGATCAAATTCGGTCAGATCAAGCAGGCGATCGCGAAGGCCGAGGACCGTTGGCTGGAGTTGCAGGCCGCCCTGGAGGAGGCCTGA
- the ndk gene encoding nucleoside-diphosphate kinase, translated as MATQRTFSIIKPDATKRNITGKIIDRLEEAGLRVVASKRIHMTREQAEGFYAVHKERPFFNDLCSFMTSGPVVVQVLEGEDAIAKNREVMGATNPADAAPGTIRADFAESIETNSVHGSDGPDTAAEEIKFFFGDDEIVG; from the coding sequence ATGGCCACCCAACGTACCTTTTCGATCATCAAGCCGGACGCGACCAAGCGCAACATCACGGGCAAGATCATCGACCGCCTCGAGGAAGCCGGCCTGCGCGTCGTCGCCAGCAAGCGCATCCACATGACCCGCGAGCAGGCCGAGGGCTTCTACGCGGTGCACAAGGAGCGGCCCTTCTTCAACGACCTCTGCAGCTTCATGACCTCCGGCCCCGTCGTGGTCCAGGTGCTGGAAGGTGAAGACGCCATCGCCAAGAACCGCGAAGTCATGGGCGCCACCAACCCGGCGGATGCCGCGCCGGGCACCATTCGCGCCGATTTCGCCGAGTCCATCGAGACCAACTCCGTGCACGGCTCCGACGGCCCCGACACGGCGGCCGAGGAGATCAAGTTCTTCTTCGGCGACGACGAAATCGTCGGCTGA
- a CDS encoding PRC-barrel domain-containing protein, with product MRTPKILAVAAVAVLAAAPVAVAQQAKPYFLTEQKPGEKLSDSYIGASVVARSPEGLESVGKVTDLLLGDNYKIVGVVVDIGGFLGVGAKSVGLSWTVLSEQQSEGGLLLLTELTRAELEAAPTFKTAAQKQLEQSRQKMEESSPTEKMEQPAQ from the coding sequence ATGCGAACCCCGAAGATCCTCGCTGTCGCAGCCGTCGCGGTTCTGGCCGCTGCCCCGGTGGCCGTCGCCCAGCAGGCAAAGCCGTACTTCCTCACCGAACAGAAACCCGGCGAGAAGCTCTCCGACAGCTATATCGGCGCCTCCGTCGTCGCCCGCTCGCCAGAGGGGTTGGAAAGCGTCGGCAAGGTGACCGACCTGCTGCTCGGCGATAACTACAAGATCGTTGGCGTGGTGGTCGACATTGGCGGCTTCCTGGGTGTGGGCGCCAAGTCTGTCGGCCTTTCCTGGACCGTGCTGAGTGAGCAGCAGTCCGAGGGCGGATTGCTGCTGCTGACCGAGTTGACGCGGGCGGAACTGGAGGCCGCCCCGACGTTCAAGACCGCCGCTCAGAAGCAGCTTGAGCAAAGCCGCCAGAAGATGGAGGAGAGCTCTCCGACGGAGAAGATGGAGCAGCCGGCCCAGTAG
- a CDS encoding aa3-type cytochrome c oxidase subunit IV, producing MSDDQLLREHQQNWKGFVRFITISTGLVILTLALMALFLL from the coding sequence ATGTCAGACGATCAATTGCTTCGCGAGCATCAGCAGAACTGGAAGGGCTTCGTGCGCTTCATCACGATCTCCACGGGCTTGGTGATCTTGACCCTGGCCCTGATGGCGCTCTTCCTGCTGTAG
- the purN gene encoding phosphoribosylglycinamide formyltransferase: MKVGVLISGRGSNLKSLLDACATPDFPAQIVTVISNRPGAGGLDHARAAGVAAETIDHKDFNGREAFEAEVTKALEAAGVDLLCLAGFMRVVSAGFVRHWQGRMINIHPSLLPLFPGLDTHARALEAGVRLHGCSVHYVNEEVDGGPIIGQAAVPVLPGDDPAGLAARVLTAEHRLYPACLRLVAEGKVRCRDGRVAISADFDPSERLFSPPLED; this comes from the coding sequence ATGAAAGTCGGCGTCCTCATCTCCGGGCGTGGCAGCAACCTGAAATCGCTGCTGGATGCTTGCGCCACACCGGATTTCCCCGCGCAGATCGTCACGGTGATCTCCAACCGCCCCGGGGCCGGCGGCCTCGACCATGCGCGCGCGGCGGGCGTCGCCGCGGAGACCATCGACCACAAGGACTTCAACGGCCGCGAGGCCTTCGAGGCCGAGGTGACGAAAGCACTGGAGGCGGCGGGGGTCGACCTGCTCTGTCTGGCCGGCTTCATGCGGGTAGTCAGCGCCGGCTTCGTGCGCCACTGGCAGGGCCGCATGATCAATATCCACCCCTCCCTGCTGCCGCTCTTTCCCGGCCTCGACACCCACGCCCGGGCCCTGGAGGCCGGAGTGCGGCTGCACGGGTGCAGCGTGCACTACGTGAACGAGGAGGTCGACGGCGGTCCGATCATCGGCCAGGCCGCGGTGCCGGTGCTGCCGGGCGATGACCCGGCCGGCCTGGCCGCCCGGGTGCTGACGGCCGAGCACCGGCTCTATCCCGCCTGCCTGCGGCTGGTGGCCGAGGGCAAGGTGCGTTGCCGGGACGGCAGGGTCGCAATTTCCGCGGATTTTGACCCTTCGGAGCGCCTCTTCAGCCCGCCGCTCGAGGATTGA
- the purM gene encoding phosphoribosylformylglycinamidine cyclo-ligase, giving the protein MSYKDAGVDIDAGNALVEAIKPLARSTARSGADAGLGGFGGFFDLKAAGYRDPLLVAANDGVGTKLKIAIAADRHDSVGIDLVAMCVNDLVVQGAEPLFFLDYYATGQLKVAAGTAVVEGIAEGCRQAGCALIGGETAEMPGLYAAGDYDLAGFAVGAVERDRVLTGADVTAGDVVLGLASSGLHSNGFSLVRRVVETLGLDYAQPAPFAPEKTLGEALLTPTRIYVRSCLAALETVEDGQRGVKALAHITGGGFLENLPRVIPEGLGVVLDGVTWPVPEVFRWLAEFGGIAPQEMVRTFNCGVGMAVVVSPGQAEAVRTAFEAAGETVFAIGHITAHHGESGQVTIRGLEATWPQ; this is encoded by the coding sequence TTGAGTTACAAGGATGCGGGTGTCGACATCGATGCCGGTAACGCACTGGTGGAGGCGATCAAGCCGCTGGCCCGCTCGACCGCCCGCAGCGGCGCGGACGCCGGCCTTGGCGGTTTTGGGGGCTTCTTCGACCTGAAAGCGGCCGGCTACCGCGATCCGCTGCTGGTGGCCGCCAACGACGGCGTCGGCACCAAGCTGAAGATCGCCATTGCGGCCGACCGCCACGACAGCGTGGGAATCGATCTGGTCGCCATGTGCGTGAACGATCTGGTCGTGCAGGGCGCCGAGCCCCTCTTCTTCCTGGATTACTACGCAACCGGGCAGCTCAAGGTGGCCGCCGGGACCGCCGTCGTCGAGGGCATTGCCGAGGGCTGCCGTCAGGCCGGCTGCGCCCTGATCGGCGGCGAGACCGCCGAGATGCCGGGGCTCTATGCCGCGGGCGACTACGACTTGGCCGGCTTCGCCGTCGGCGCGGTAGAGCGCGACCGGGTGCTGACCGGGGCCGATGTGACGGCCGGCGACGTGGTCCTGGGCCTCGCCTCATCCGGCCTGCACTCCAACGGCTTCTCCCTGGTCCGCCGGGTGGTCGAGACCCTGGGGCTGGATTATGCCCAACCGGCCCCCTTCGCGCCGGAGAAAACCCTCGGCGAGGCCCTGCTGACCCCGACCCGCATCTACGTGAGGAGCTGCCTGGCGGCGCTGGAGACGGTCGAGGACGGCCAGCGGGGCGTCAAGGCCCTCGCCCACATCACCGGCGGCGGCTTCCTGGAGAACCTTCCGCGGGTCATTCCCGAGGGCCTGGGGGTCGTCCTGGACGGCGTCACCTGGCCGGTGCCGGAGGTTTTCCGCTGGCTGGCCGAGTTCGGCGGCATCGCCCCGCAGGAGATGGTGCGCACCTTCAACTGCGGTGTCGGCATGGCCGTGGTGGTCTCCCCCGGGCAGGCCGAGGCCGTGCGCACCGCCTTCGAGGCCGCCGGCGAGACGGTCTTCGCCATCGGCCACATCACCGCCCACCACGGCGAGAGCGGCCAGGTCACCATTCGGGGTTTGGAGGCAACCTGGCCCCAATGA
- a CDS encoding DUF2066 domain-containing protein: MWFRRLSALRMLALALVACGGLFLAPAVLVLLGADTAHAQGASDIFTVRRVPVDETAGTAAEARQVALAVGQRRAFRRLLRRLVPEDQLDLVPEPESSLLQYYVLDFSVANERASAVRYLADLTFRFNGEEVRKLLRNNNVGFAETRSKPVVVLPVFEGGGAAATLWQYPNPWRDVWASRPGDDGLVPLAVPLGDIGDVAAIDAARALGGDSDALREIAALYGAEDVLVSEAKLSGDPAAGSAALTVVTTRFRDGDRIGTLRDKLVQVSGEPYDGFLARAANRIDGSVQESWKQQNLLQFGSERSIVVYVPLDGLDDWLNVRRRLHGVAAIQQTGVNSLTRYEAQLEITFFGDEQRLSRALEQRDLFLALRPDSNWEMMLSEKRNRLPPEPALDGQSIFTTPAPQ, encoded by the coding sequence ATGTGGTTTCGCCGGCTGAGCGCGCTTCGAATGCTGGCCCTGGCCCTTGTTGCCTGTGGAGGCCTGTTTCTGGCTCCGGCAGTTCTGGTGCTGCTGGGCGCGGACACTGCCCACGCCCAGGGCGCCAGCGATATCTTTACGGTGCGCCGGGTGCCGGTGGACGAGACCGCCGGAACGGCCGCCGAGGCCCGCCAAGTGGCCCTCGCGGTGGGTCAGCGCCGGGCCTTCCGCCGGCTGCTGCGGCGCCTGGTCCCCGAGGACCAGCTGGACCTGGTGCCTGAGCCCGAGTCCAGCCTGCTGCAGTACTATGTGCTCGATTTTTCGGTGGCCAACGAGCGGGCCTCGGCAGTGCGCTACCTGGCCGATCTGACTTTCCGCTTCAACGGCGAAGAGGTCCGCAAGCTGTTGCGCAACAACAACGTCGGCTTCGCCGAGACGCGCAGCAAGCCCGTGGTGGTGCTGCCGGTTTTCGAAGGGGGCGGGGCCGCTGCGACGTTGTGGCAGTATCCCAATCCCTGGCGCGACGTCTGGGCGTCGCGTCCCGGAGATGACGGGCTGGTGCCCCTGGCGGTGCCGCTGGGTGACATCGGCGATGTCGCGGCCATTGACGCGGCGCGCGCGCTGGGGGGCGATTCGGACGCCTTGCGTGAGATCGCGGCCCTGTATGGCGCCGAAGACGTGCTGGTGTCCGAGGCCAAGCTGAGCGGCGACCCGGCGGCGGGCTCGGCGGCGTTGACTGTGGTGACCACCCGGTTCCGCGACGGAGACCGGATCGGCACTCTGCGTGACAAGCTGGTGCAAGTGTCAGGTGAACCTTACGACGGCTTCCTAGCGCGGGCGGCGAACCGCATTGACGGTTCCGTCCAGGAGAGCTGGAAGCAGCAGAACCTGCTGCAGTTCGGCAGCGAGCGCTCGATCGTGGTTTACGTGCCGCTCGACGGCCTCGATGACTGGTTGAACGTGCGCCGCCGCCTGCACGGCGTCGCTGCGATCCAGCAGACCGGCGTCAATTCCCTGACCCGCTATGAAGCGCAGTTGGAGATCACTTTCTTCGGCGACGAGCAACGGCTGAGCCGTGCCCTGGAGCAACGTGATCTCTTTCTGGCTCTGCGTCCGGACAGCAACTGGGAAATGATGCTGTCGGAGAAGCGCAACAGGCTGCCGCCCGAGCCTGCCCTCGACGGGCAGAGCATCTTCACAACGCCCGCGCCGCAATGA
- a CDS encoding AI-2E family transporter, protein MSDQEPQGRETPAQEGQGRLLAHAPTASQIRFWLVLLIITLICVYLLRSVLLPFVAGMVVAYLLDPICDRMERWKLSRTWATAIVTVCFVLICILVLLLVIPAVIGQIATLIERAPDYLAAIQREVAVLVEMLRDRLDAGTEEKIKSVLGGSADKIFTWVTEVLGGIISGGVAFFNFVALLVITPVVTFYLLRDWDRMVAKADDWLPRKHQETIRRLAQEVDETLAGFLRGQGMVCLSLAVFYAIGLTLAGLDFGLVVGLIAGFLSFIPYVGSLVGLVLSVGLALAQFDSFLSVGIVAVVFFVGQAIEGNVLTPKLVGEKVGLHPVWVMFALLAGGALFGFVGVLLAVPVAAIVGVGVRFALSQYRLSAYYTGHEGTRSDGQDATP, encoded by the coding sequence ATGAGCGATCAGGAACCGCAGGGGCGGGAGACGCCTGCGCAGGAAGGGCAGGGGCGCCTCCTGGCGCATGCGCCGACCGCCAGCCAGATACGCTTCTGGCTGGTTCTGCTGATCATCACCCTGATTTGCGTCTACCTGCTGCGCAGCGTATTGCTGCCCTTTGTGGCAGGCATGGTGGTCGCTTATCTGCTGGACCCGATCTGTGACCGCATGGAGAGGTGGAAGCTGTCGCGCACTTGGGCGACCGCCATCGTCACCGTCTGTTTCGTCTTGATCTGCATTCTGGTGCTGCTGCTGGTGATTCCTGCGGTGATCGGCCAGATCGCGACGCTGATCGAAAGGGCGCCCGACTATCTGGCCGCCATCCAGCGGGAGGTCGCGGTCCTGGTCGAGATGTTGCGCGACCGCTTGGACGCCGGCACCGAAGAGAAGATCAAATCGGTGCTGGGCGGCTCGGCCGACAAGATATTTACCTGGGTGACGGAGGTTCTGGGCGGCATCATTTCCGGCGGCGTTGCCTTCTTCAACTTCGTGGCCCTGCTGGTCATCACTCCGGTGGTGACCTTCTATCTGCTGCGCGACTGGGACCGGATGGTCGCCAAGGCCGACGACTGGCTGCCCCGCAAGCATCAGGAGACGATCCGCCGCCTGGCACAGGAGGTGGACGAAACCCTGGCGGGCTTCCTGCGCGGCCAGGGCATGGTCTGCCTGTCGCTGGCCGTCTTCTATGCGATCGGCCTGACGCTGGCCGGGCTCGACTTCGGCCTGGTGGTGGGGCTTATCGCAGGCTTCCTGTCGTTCATCCCCTACGTCGGCTCCCTGGTCGGGCTGGTGCTTTCTGTCGGGCTCGCTCTGGCGCAGTTCGACAGTTTTCTTTCGGTCGGTATCGTCGCCGTCGTTTTCTTCGTCGGCCAGGCCATCGAAGGCAATGTGCTGACCCCCAAGCTGGTTGGCGAAAAGGTCGGGCTGCATCCGGTCTGGGTGATGTTCGCGTTGCTGGCCGGCGGCGCCCTCTTCGGCTTCGTCGGCGTGCTGCTGGCGGTGCCCGTCGCGGCCATCGTCGGCGTGGGGGTCCGCTTCGCCCTTTCCCAGTATCGCCTCAGCGCCTACTACACCGGCCATGAAGGCACGCGGAGCGACGGGCAGGACGCCACACCTTGA
- a CDS encoding DnaA/Hda family protein: MTPPAQLPLDLGHRPALAREDFLVAPSNEVAVAWIDRWPDWPANALALFGPAGSGKTHLCQVWRQASGAIQIDADMLRSDEPPAYLGDPEGGVRACVVEDAAGCLSAEPEVARRLLHLYNMMLERRGFLLLSDREAPARWDCPLADLRSRLSGMQAAALGEPDDALIEAVLVKLFADRQLPVNAEVVRFVSARIERSFAAARRVVAAIDRMALAKRRQITVPLARAVLQDMDASQETEDRT; the protein is encoded by the coding sequence TTGACCCCGCCGGCGCAGCTCCCCCTGGACCTGGGCCATCGTCCGGCCCTGGCGCGCGAAGACTTCCTGGTCGCGCCGAGCAACGAGGTGGCCGTCGCCTGGATCGACCGCTGGCCGGACTGGCCGGCCAACGCCTTGGCCCTCTTCGGTCCGGCGGGCAGCGGCAAGACGCATCTCTGCCAAGTCTGGCGCCAAGCCTCCGGCGCCATCCAGATCGACGCCGATATGCTGCGCAGTGACGAGCCGCCGGCCTATCTGGGCGATCCCGAGGGCGGCGTGCGGGCCTGCGTGGTGGAAGATGCCGCAGGCTGTCTGAGCGCGGAACCGGAGGTCGCGCGCCGCCTGCTGCACCTTTACAACATGATGCTGGAGCGGCGCGGCTTTTTGCTGCTGTCGGACCGTGAGGCGCCGGCGCGCTGGGATTGCCCCCTGGCCGACCTGCGGTCCCGGCTGTCGGGGATGCAGGCCGCCGCCCTGGGGGAGCCGGACGATGCCTTGATCGAGGCGGTGCTGGTGAAACTCTTCGCCGACCGCCAGCTCCCGGTCAACGCGGAGGTGGTGCGCTTCGTGAGCGCGCGCATCGAGCGCTCTTTCGCGGCTGCGCGGCGCGTCGTTGCGGCCATCGACCGGATGGCGTTGGCCAAGCGGCGCCAGATCACCGTGCCTTTGGCGCGCGCGGTGCTGCAGGACATGGATGCTTCTCAGGAAACGGAAGACAGGACTTAA
- a CDS encoding SDR family oxidoreductase, whose translation MDLGIEGRKALVCAASKGLGRACAMQLAMEGVEVTIVARTQGPLEKTAEEVRAATGGSVNAVATDITTPEGRQLALAACPQPDILVNNAGGPPPGDFRDWDREDWIKALDANMLTPIELIKATVDGMMERRFGRIVNITSGAVKAPIDILGLSNGARAGLTGFVAGLARKTVVNNVTINNLLPGPFDTDRLRQTIKAVADKSGRSAEEVAKERAAGNPAGRFGDPVEFGQACAFLCGAQAGFITGQNLLMDGGAFPGTL comes from the coding sequence ATGGATCTGGGTATTGAAGGCCGCAAGGCGCTGGTTTGCGCGGCGAGCAAGGGATTGGGGCGAGCCTGTGCCATGCAGCTCGCCATGGAGGGCGTCGAGGTGACCATCGTGGCGCGTACGCAGGGACCCCTGGAGAAGACGGCGGAGGAGGTCCGCGCGGCGACGGGAGGCAGTGTCAATGCCGTCGCCACGGACATTACCACGCCGGAAGGCCGGCAGCTCGCGCTGGCCGCCTGTCCGCAACCCGACATCCTGGTCAACAACGCCGGCGGGCCGCCGCCGGGCGATTTCCGCGACTGGGATCGCGAGGACTGGATCAAGGCGCTGGACGCCAACATGCTGACACCCATCGAGCTTATCAAGGCAACGGTCGACGGCATGATGGAGCGCCGCTTCGGACGTATCGTCAATATCACATCCGGCGCGGTGAAAGCGCCCATCGACATCCTGGGCCTGTCCAACGGCGCCCGCGCGGGTCTTACCGGCTTCGTTGCCGGTCTGGCGCGCAAGACAGTGGTCAACAACGTCACCATCAACAACCTGTTGCCCGGACCTTTCGATACCGATCGCCTGCGCCAGACGATCAAGGCTGTGGCGGACAAGTCCGGCCGCTCCGCAGAGGAGGTGGCCAAGGAGCGCGCGGCGGGCAATCCAGCCGGCCGGTTTGGCGACCCGGTGGAATTCGGTCAGGCTTGCGCTTTCCTGTGCGGCGCGCAGGCCGGATTCATCACCGGTCAGAACTTGCTGATGGACGGCGGCGCCTTTCCGGGAACGCTTTAG